CCGGAGAGCTGGCGCGGCCGGCCCGCGCTGCAGATGCCGACGTATCCCGATCCGGTGGCGCTGGATGCGTCCTTGCACGAGCTCAAGCGGCTGCCGCCGCTGGTGACCTCCTGGGAGATCCTCTCGCTCAAGCAGCAGCTCGCCGAGGCGCAGGAAGGCAAGCGTTTCCTGCTGCAGGGCGGCGACTGCGCGGAGAACTTCAGCGACTGCGAGTCCACTACCATCTCCAACCGGCTCAAGGTGCTCCTGCAGATGAGCCTGGTGCTCGTGCACGGCATGCGCAAGCCGGTGATCCGCGTCGGCCGGTTCGCCGGGCAATATGCCAAGCCGCGTTCGGCCGATACCGAAACCCGCGATGGCGTGACCCTGCCCAGCTACCGTGGCGACGTGATCAACGCGCCCGAGTTCACCGAAGCCGCGCGCCTGCCCGATCCGCGCAGGATGCTGCAGGCCCACGCGCATTCGGCCATGACCATGAACTTCGTGCGTGCGCTGATCGATGGTGGCTTCGCCGACCTGCACCATCCCGAGTACTGGAACCTGGAGTGGGTGCGGCATTCGCCGCTGGCCACCGACTACCAGAAGATGGTCTCCTCCATCGGCGATGCCGTGCGCTTCATGGAAACCCTGTCCGGCGCCCAGGTGTACAACCTCAACCGGATCGACTTCTATACCTCGCACGAAGCGCTGCTGCTGCCGTATGAGCAGGCGCTCACCCGCCAGGTGCCGCGCCAGCATGGCTGGCTCAACCTGAGCACGCATTACCCGTGGATCGGCATGCGCACCGCCGCCCTCGATGGCGCCCACGTGGAATACCTGCGCGGCGTGCGCAACCCCATTGCCATCAAGGTCGGCCCGTCCGTGCAGCCCGACCAGCTGCTGCGCCTGATCGACGTGCTCAATCCTGAAGACGAACCCGGCCGCCTGAGTTTCATCCATCGCATGGGTGCGGCCCAGATCGCCGGGAAGCTGCCGCCGCTGCTGGAGGCGGTCAAGCGCGATGGTCGCCGCGTGCTGTGGGTGTGCGATGCCATGCATGGCAACACCGAAAGCACCAGCAACGGCTACAAGACCCGTCGCTTCGACAACGTGCGCAGTGAAGTGGAGCTGTCCTTCGACCTGCACGCAGCCGCCGGTACGCGGCTGGGCGGCGTGCACCTGGAGCTGACCGGGGAGGATGTCACCGAGTGCACCGGGGGCGCGCGCGAGCTCACCGAGCGCGACCTGGAGCGTGCCTACCGGTCCTCGGTGGATCCGCGCCTGAACTACGAACAGTCGCTCGAGATCGCCATGGCCATCGTGCGCAAGCAGGGCGGCTGACCGCGTAACAATTTCGGGCGTAGCTCTACGCTACGGTCATGTCGTGTTTGGCACGCTAAGGCTCCTTTGTGATCAACACGGGAGCGTGCATGCACGTGGATTGGCAGACGGCCGCCGCTTATCTCTGGCCGATCGGGATCGCGCTGGCGATCGGTCTCACCGGATGGTGGGCACTGATGTTGCTGACTCGCCGCCTCAAGGGGCGCGACTACCGCCGTGCGCGCATCGCGCGCGTGATCAGCCGGCCGCTGGCGTTCGCGCTGCCGATGCTGGTGCTGATTCCCGCACTGGAAGCCACCCCGCTGGACGGGCGCTGGCTGGACCAGTCGCTGCGGCTGCTGCATATCGGGTTGACGGCCTGCTTCATCTGGCTGCTGGTGCGCGCGGTGGCTGCCGGCGAGCAGGCGATCCTGCGTGACCACCCGATGGAAGTGGCCGACAACCTGGCCGCCCGCCGCATCCAGACCCAGACCCGCGTGCTCAGCCGCGTGCTGATGGGCGCCATCATCCTGGTCGGCGCCTCGATGGTGCTGCTGACCTTCCCGATGGTGCGCCAGATCGGCACCGCGCTGCTGGCCTCGGCCGGCATCATCGGCCTGGTCGCCGGCATCGCCGCCAAGCCGGTGTTCGGCAACCTGATCGCCGGCCTGCAGATCGCGCTGACCCAGCCGATCCGCCTCGATGACGTGGTGATCGTCGAAGGCGAATGGGGCCGGGTGGAAGAGATCGGCAGCAGCTACGTGGTGGTGCGGATCTGGGACGAGCGGCGCATGGTGGTGCCGTTGACCTGGTTCATCGAGAATCCATTCCAGAACTGGACCCGGCGCAGCGCCGACCTGCTGGGCACCGCATTCCTGTGGCTGGACTATCGGGCGCCGATCGCGGCGATCCGCACCGAGCTCGAGCGCATCTGCAAGGGTGAAGCGCTATGGGATGGCCGAGTCTGCGTGACCCAGGTGACTGAAACCACCGATCACACCCTGCAGGTGCGCCTGCTGGTCAGTGCGCGCAATTCCGGCGATGCCTTCGACCTGCGCTGCATCGTGCGCGAACGCATGCTCGACTTCCTCGCCCGTGAACATCCGCAGGCGCTGCCACGCACGCGCGCGGAGATCCTGGACCGCCCCGATCCGGCCACCCGCGGTCCGCGTTCGCAGCCGGCCGACGACGTGCGTTCGCCGGGTGCCGAAGATGGTCCGCCGGCAGTGGTGCCGGTCGAGGAACCCGCGCAATCACAGTAGTGCATGGGCCGGCCAACGGCCGGCGCTACCGCCAGGCTATCCGGAGCCAATGGTGGGTTGATCCCGATCCCAATGCGCCCGTAAATATTCGTAGCCCCGGCCGTTGGCCGGACCGCAGCCAACCTACGGCAACAACGCCTGTGTCCCGAACCGCGGTGGACGCCGGGCCCGGGTGCGCTGCTCGTAGTCGTACGCCAGCTCGATCAGTTTCGGCTCGCTCCAGGCCGTGCCCATGAACAACAGCCCCAACGGTAGCCCGTTCACGTGCGCCATCGGCACGGTCAGGCTCGGGTAGCCGGCCACGGCGGCGGCGCTGTAGCTGCCGCCCGGGAAGTCATCGCCGTGGCCGGTACGGATCGGCCATGCGGTGCCCGTGGTGGGCGCCACCAGGGCGTCCAGGCGCTCGGCCTTGAGCACCGCGTCGATGCCCTCGGGACCGGCCAGGCGGCGCGCCTGGGTGCGTGCAGCGATGTACTCGGGGCTGCCCAGGCCGCCGGCCTGCGCGGCCGTCTCCATCAGGTCCTGCCCGAACAGCACCAGCTCCTTGTCGGCATGGGTGCGGTTGAAGGCGATGATCGCATCCAGGTCGCGCACGGGGGCCTGATGGCGGGTCAGGTAGCGCTGCATGCCGGCTTTGAACTCGTGCAGCAGCACCAGGCGTTCGGCGTCTTCCCACTGCCCGTCGGTAGGCAGCTGCACCGGTACCACCACGGCGCCGGCATCGCGCAGCACGCCGATCGCGTGCTGAAGGGCGGGAGCGACCCCGGGCTGCTGGTCCAGCGGGCCATGCAGGACGCCGATCCGGGCGCCGCGCAGGCCGTCCGGATTCAGTCGCGCGGTGTAGTCATACACCGCCCGCCCGGGCATGGTCGCCGTGGCCGGGTCGGCGTCGTCGCGGCCGGCCATCGCCGTCAACAGGGCGGCGGCATCGGCCACGCTGCGGGTGATCGGGCCGGCGGTGTCCTGGCTGAAGGAAATCGGCACGATGCCATCGCGGCTGACCAGCCCGACCGTGGGCTTGAGCCCGACCACGCCGTTCACCGCAGCCGGGCAGACGATGCTGCCGTCGGTCTCGGTACCCACCGCGGCGGCCGCCAGGTTGGCCGCCACCGCCACCGCGCTGCCGCTGCTGGAGCCGCACGGGTTGTGGCTGAGCCGGTAGGGATTCCGGGTCTGGCCGCCACGCGCGCTCCAGCCGGAAATCGACTGGCTGGAACGGAAGTTCGCCCATTCGCTGAGATTGGTCTTGCCCAGGATCAGCGCGCCGGCCGCGCGCAGCCGGGTGACCAGGAACGCATCGTCGGGGCGGAACCCGGCCAGTGCCAGCGAGCCGGCGCTGGTGCCCATCGGGCGTGCCCCGATGTTGTCCTTGAGCAGCAGCGGAATGCCGTGCAGGGGGCCGCGCAGCTGCCCGCGGCGGCGTTCGGCATCCAGTGCCGCCGCTTCCTTCAGGGCATCCGGATTGAGCTCCAGCACGGCGTTGAGGCGCGGGCCGGCGCGGTCGAGCCGGGCGATCCGTTCCAGGTAGGCGCGGGTCAGGGTGACGCTGTCCAGCTCGCCAGCGGCCATCGCCGCCTGCAACTGGGTGATATCGGTTTCGGCGTAGGCGAACGGCGTATCGCGTGGGGCCGCGGGCGCGGCGGCATGGGCCTGGTTGAACAAGGGCACGGGCGAGGGCGAGCAGCCTGCCAGCAGTGCGATGGCCAACACGAGCGATGTCAGTGGCGCGCGCATCTGTGTATCCCCGGAACCAGCGCTCAGGCTAACCAGCGCTCCGCACGCTTGGCAACTCACGCCGGCGGTTGGGCCTGGCCGTGACGCTTGCGGATGTCGCGGGCGAGGACGCCGACCACGATGAGGTTGATCACCAGCACCGACCACGAGGCCCAGCCCGGGTGGCGGATGATCGCGAATATGTCGAACGGCAGGTAGATGCCGGCGGTGACGCAGCCCAGCCAGGATGCCCAGGCTTTGGCACGCCAGAGGCCCCAGGCCTCGAAGAGATGCAGGATGCCGTAGGCAACCATGGCCGCAGCGGCCAGGTGGACGGCATCGGGGCTGATCATGTTGAGCAGCGAGGGCAGGGTGCCGTGATCCGGGTCCAGGCTGAAACGCCGGATCAGGGCATTGACCCCATCACGCAGTGGCTGCGGGCCGAGCACTTCCAGCCCGGTCGCCGCCAACAGCGCGAGGACCGCCTTGCTGGCTTCCAGCAAGGCGATCAGGTGAAGCCCCGGATGCTTGTGAGGATCCGGGTTGTAGGCCGTGTCGGTCACGAGGGTCCGATCAGCCGCCGCGCGAGGCCTTCTTGCGCTCGCTTTCGGTCAGCCCCTTCTTGCGAAGGCGGATTTCCTTCGGGGTGATCTCGACCAGCTCGTCGTCTTCGATGAAGTCCAGGGCCTGTTCCAGCGAGTACTTGATGGCCGGGGTCAGCTGGATCGCATCGTCCTTGCCCGAAGCGCGCATGTTGGTCAGCGGCTTGGTCTTGATCGCGTTGACGGTCAGGTCGTTGTCCTTGGAGTGGATACCGACCAGCTGGCCTTCATACACGTTGTCGCCTTCAGCAGCGAACAGCTTGCCACGCTCCTGCAGCGGCCCCAGCGAGTAGGCGGGGGTGGCGCCCGGCGCGTTGGCGATCATCACGCCGTTCTGGCGCTTTGCGATGGCGCCCTGTTCCTTCGGGCCGTAATGGTCGAACACGTGGAACAGCAGGCCCGAACCCTGGGTCAGGGTCTTGAACTCGTTCTGGAAGCCGATCAGGCCACGGGCCGGGATCTGGTATTCCAGGCGCACACGGCCCTTGCCGTCCGGTTCCATGTTCTTCAGCTGGCCCTTGCGGGTGCCCAGCTTTTCCATGACGCCGCCCTGGTGCTGTTCTTCGATGTCCACCACCAGCTGTTCGATCGGCTCCATGGCCTGGCCGTCGATCTGCTTGATGATCACTTCCGGGCGCGACACGGCCAGCTCGTAGCCTTCGCGGCGCATGTTTTCGATCAGCACCGACAGGTGCAGTTCGCCACGGCCGGAGACCAGGAACTTGTCGGCGTCTTCC
This is a stretch of genomic DNA from Stenotrophomonas rhizophila. It encodes these proteins:
- a CDS encoding class II 3-deoxy-7-phosphoheptulonate synthase translates to MTASDRATPSASLPTDWSPESWRGRPALQMPTYPDPVALDASLHELKRLPPLVTSWEILSLKQQLAEAQEGKRFLLQGGDCAENFSDCESTTISNRLKVLLQMSLVLVHGMRKPVIRVGRFAGQYAKPRSADTETRDGVTLPSYRGDVINAPEFTEAARLPDPRRMLQAHAHSAMTMNFVRALIDGGFADLHHPEYWNLEWVRHSPLATDYQKMVSSIGDAVRFMETLSGAQVYNLNRIDFYTSHEALLLPYEQALTRQVPRQHGWLNLSTHYPWIGMRTAALDGAHVEYLRGVRNPIAIKVGPSVQPDQLLRLIDVLNPEDEPGRLSFIHRMGAAQIAGKLPPLLEAVKRDGRRVLWVCDAMHGNTESTSNGYKTRRFDNVRSEVELSFDLHAAAGTRLGGVHLELTGEDVTECTGGARELTERDLERAYRSSVDPRLNYEQSLEIAMAIVRKQGG
- a CDS encoding amidase encodes the protein MRAPLTSLVLAIALLAGCSPSPVPLFNQAHAAAPAAPRDTPFAYAETDITQLQAAMAAGELDSVTLTRAYLERIARLDRAGPRLNAVLELNPDALKEAAALDAERRRGQLRGPLHGIPLLLKDNIGARPMGTSAGSLALAGFRPDDAFLVTRLRAAGALILGKTNLSEWANFRSSQSISGWSARGGQTRNPYRLSHNPCGSSSGSAVAVAANLAAAAVGTETDGSIVCPAAVNGVVGLKPTVGLVSRDGIVPISFSQDTAGPITRSVADAAALLTAMAGRDDADPATATMPGRAVYDYTARLNPDGLRGARIGVLHGPLDQQPGVAPALQHAIGVLRDAGAVVVPVQLPTDGQWEDAERLVLLHEFKAGMQRYLTRHQAPVRDLDAIIAFNRTHADKELVLFGQDLMETAAQAGGLGSPEYIAARTQARRLAGPEGIDAVLKAERLDALVAPTTGTAWPIRTGHGDDFPGGSYSAAAVAGYPSLTVPMAHVNGLPLGLLFMGTAWSEPKLIELAYDYEQRTRARRPPRFGTQALLP
- a CDS encoding DUF2127 domain-containing protein — encoded protein: MTDTAYNPDPHKHPGLHLIALLEASKAVLALLAATGLEVLGPQPLRDGVNALIRRFSLDPDHGTLPSLLNMISPDAVHLAAAAMVAYGILHLFEAWGLWRAKAWASWLGCVTAGIYLPFDIFAIIRHPGWASWSVLVINLIVVGVLARDIRKRHGQAQPPA
- a CDS encoding mechanosensitive ion channel family protein, with translation MHVDWQTAAAYLWPIGIALAIGLTGWWALMLLTRRLKGRDYRRARIARVISRPLAFALPMLVLIPALEATPLDGRWLDQSLRLLHIGLTACFIWLLVRAVAAGEQAILRDHPMEVADNLAARRIQTQTRVLSRVLMGAIILVGASMVLLTFPMVRQIGTALLASAGIIGLVAGIAAKPVFGNLIAGLQIALTQPIRLDDVVIVEGEWGRVEEIGSSYVVVRIWDERRMVVPLTWFIENPFQNWTRRSADLLGTAFLWLDYRAPIAAIRTELERICKGEALWDGRVCVTQVTETTDHTLQVRLLVSARNSGDAFDLRCIVRERMLDFLAREHPQALPRTRAEILDRPDPATRGPRSQPADDVRSPGAEDGPPAVVPVEEPAQSQ